The genomic window AAATTAACGATGTTATTTACGGTAAATACATTTTCAATAATCAATACAGAGAAGGTTTGGCGACACTTTTCGAACAGTTGAGCCAGTATTATGAAATTAAAGTTTTGTCGGGAGATAACGAAGGCGAGCGCAATACATTAGAAATTATTTTGCCCAAACAAACCGAATTAATTTTCAATCAAAAGCCAGAACAGAAACTAGAATTCATCAAAAAACTACAACAAGAAGGCAGAAACGTTATGATGGTAGGCGATGGTCTCAACGATGCTGGAGCTTTGGCGCAAAGCAATATTGGAATTTCAATTGCCGAAAATGTCAATGTTTTTTCTCCCGCTTGCGATGCTATTTTGGATGCGAGCGAGTTTAAAAAACTGCATTATTTTTTGAAACTGTCTAAAAAGTCCATCACGACAATTAAATTGAGTTTTGGTTTGTCATTATTATACAATCTCATAGGATTATCATTTGCTATAACTGGAAAGCTAGATCCTCTGGTAGCAGCTATCATAATGCCTTTGAGCACCATTACGATTGTCAGTTTTGTGACCATTATGAGTAATTATTACGCTAGAAGATTAAAGTGATTTTAGTTCAATTTTTTTATCCCGTAGGGATTTCATATTGGTAGTAATAGCGATTAATTATAGTCTTTTGTCCCGTAGGGACTATATTGGTTTACGCATTGTATATAGTCCCTACGGGACAAAAAAACATATCCCTTATTTTTCTACCAATATGAAATCCATACGGGATAAATCTGTTGTAAATCAGAAGTTTATTGATTTGAAAGAAGAGTACTAAAAAAGACTATAAATCACTTTTTAATTTTTTCTTAACAAATAATTTGAATATGATAAATGTCATATTTTAAAGATAGTCCTTGCAGTAATTTTGTTGATATAAATCTACCAGATGAGTGTCATTTATTTACTTATTGCTATTAGTATCGTTGTGGCGATTACGTTTTTTATTGCTTTTGTAATGGCAGTCAGAAAAGGTCAATACGATGATGATTACACGCCTTCTGTTCGAATGCTTTTTGACGATGAATTAATTCAATCTAAAAAGAAAAAATCCAAAGTCGAAAACTCAAATACTTTAGAATAAACTCAAAACTTACAAATAATTAACAACTCTATTTATGGAAATGCAACAGTTTTATTATGATAACAAAATTGTAAAGAAATTCATTTACGCCACCATTGTTTTTGGTGTTGTCGGAATGTTGGTCGGACTTATTTTAGCCACAATGTTTCTTTTTCCAAACCTAACTGACGGAATTTCGTGGTTGAGTTTCGGAAGATTAAGGCCTTTGCATACCAATGCAGTGATTTTTGCTTTCGTTGGAAATGCCATGTTTGCTGGAATTTATTATTCGCTCCAGCGATTGCTGAAAGCCAGAATGTACAGTGATTTTTTGAGCAATTTAAACTTTTGGGGTTGGCAATTAATTATTGTTGCTGCTGCTATTTCATTGCCATTAGGTTATAGCACTTCCAAAGAATATGCTGAATTAGAATGGCCAATAGACATTGCGATTGCCTTGATTTGGGTGACTTTTGGTATCAATATGATTGGAACTATCTTGAAAAGAAGAGAACGCCATTTGTATGTTGCCATTTGGTTTTACCTAGCCACTTTTGTAACGGTTGCGGTGTTGCATATTTTCAACAGTTTGGCATTACCCGTTAGCGGAATGAAAAGTTATTCGGTTTATGCTGGAGTTCAGGATGCTTTGGTGCAATGGTGGTACGGTCATAATGCAGTGGCTTTTTTCTTGACCACGCCCTTTTTAGGATTGATGTATTACTTTGTTCCAAAAGTTGCCAATCGCCCAGTTTATTCTTATCGATTGTCTATTATTCACTTTTGGTCGTTGATATTTTTATACATCTGGGCAGGACCTCACCATTTGTTATATTCTGCTTTACCGAACTGGGCGCAAAATTTAGGAGTTGTTTTCTCTGTAATGCTAATTGCTCCATCTTGGGGAGGAATGATTAACGGATTGTTGACTTTGAGAGGTGTTTGGGACAAAGTGCGTCAGGAACCTGTCTTGAAATTCTTTGTTGTGGCTATTACAGGTTACGGAATGGCTACTTTTGAAGGCCCGATGTTGTCTTTGAAAAACGTGAATGGAATAGCGCATTTCACCGATTGGATTATTGCTCACGTGCACGTTGGAGCTTTGGCTTGGAACGGATTTATGGCCTTTGGAGTTATTTATTGGTTGATTCCAAGAATGTCAAAAACCAGTTTGTATTCTACTAAATTGGCTAATTTCCACTTTTGGATTGGAACTTTAGGAATTATACTGTACACGATTCCAATGTACGTGGCAGGATTTTTACAGGCTTCGATGTGGAAACAATTCAATCCTGATGGGACTTTAACCTACGGAAATTTTCTAGAAACCGTAACTGCCATTATGCCAATGTATTGGATGCGAGCCGTTGGAGGTTCATTATACCTGATTGGAATGTTGGTTTTGGTTTACAATATTATACAAACCGTAAGAGCAGCTGCACCTATCGAAGACGAATTAGCCGAAGCTCCCGAATTGCAAAGAATTAGCCCATCTAGAGTTAAAGGCGAAAGATACCACGCTTGGCTGGAACGAAAACCAATCCAATTGACGATTTTAGCAACTGTAGCTATTTTGATTGGAGGAGTTATCCAAATTGTGCCAACGATTATGGTAAAATCCAATATTCCAACCATTGCTAGCGTAAAACCTTATACACCATTGGAACTAGAAGGTCGTGATTTATACATTCGTGAAGGTTGTGTGGGCTGTCACTCGCAAATGGTGCGTCCGTTCCGAAGCGAAGTAGAGCGTTATGGACCTCAATCCAAAGCAGGAGAATTTGTGTACGATCATCCTTTTCTTTGGGGATCAAAAAGAACAGGTCCCGATTTGTTGAGAGTAGGAGGGAAATACAATGACAACTGGCATTTCAATCACTTATGGAATCCGCAAAGTACTTCGGCAGGTTCTATCATGCCAGGTTACAAATGGTTGTTTGACAATCAAGCGATGGACATTTCTGCTATTCAAAAGAAAATGCAGGTCATGAAACAATTAGGAGTTGCGTACTCTGAAACCCAAATTGCCAATGCTGAAAAAGATTTGAAAGCGCAGGGAATTAAAATTGAAGAAAGCTTGAAATCTGATCCTGACTTTGTAAAAAGTTATGACGATAGCAAGAAAAAAGCAGCTGCCAGAGGAGAAGAATTTGTGCCAATGAGCGACAGAGAAATTGTTGCCTTGATCGCTTATATTCAACGATTAGGAACGGATATTAAAGTTAAAAAGTAAAGTTATGTTCGAACAAATCAAACACAATATGGAAACCATTGCAGGAGTTTCCATCTATCCTATTATTTCTTTGTTGATTTTCTTTTTCTTTTTTGTGGGACTTGGCATTTGGGTTTTTTCCTATAGAAAAGAAAAAATCGATGAATTGAGTCAAATGCCATTGAATGACAATAAAGCAATATAATTTTCAAAATGTATAAAATGAAAAAAATAATCCCACCTTATTTACGAGTTCTTGTCATTTTCTTTGCCGTTTTCGGTGCATTGGAATATTTTATCGACTCGGGCGATAGACCCGCATTTCTCAAGTTTCCAATGGTTTTTTTATTCCTATTGGTGTTTCTATTTCTTTTAATTGCCATAGAAATAACCGTTCAAGCAGTAGATAGAATCACCTACCAATTGCTAACCGAAGAACAAAAAGCAAAATTAGCGTTTGATTCTAATTCGCCTAGTAAACTGACAATTTGGTTTGATAACCTGAAAGCGAGCCTTGTTCAATCGCCTCCAGTTGAGACTGAAGTTGCGTTATTATTAGAACACGATTATGACGGCATCAAAGAATTAGACAATAAGTTGCCACCTTGGTGGGTGTATTTGTTTTATGGCTGTATTGTTTTTGCAGTAGTTTATATGGTACGCTTTGAAATCATGGGAGCCGATAATCAAGAAATGGAATTGAAAAAAGAAATGGCTCAAGCCCAAATTGATATTGCCAAATACAAAGAAACCGCTCCTGATTTGATGGACGAAAAAACAGTTACTTTATTAACTGATGCTGCTGGTTTGGCCAAAGGAAAATCCATTTTCGAAGCCAATTGCGTGGCTTGTCACAGAGCAGATGCAGGTGGACAAATTGGACCCAACTTAACCGACGACCAATGGATTTTGGGTGGTGGAATCAAAAATGTTTTTCACACTCTGGTAAATGGTGGACGTGATGGAAAAGGAATGATTTCCTGGAAAGGAACCTTGAAACCAAAAGAAATGCAAGCTGTAGCCAGTTATGTATTGTCATTAAAAGGAACCAATCCGAAAGATCCAAAAGCTCCTGAAGGTGAAGTTTGGGTGGATGAAAACGCACCAAAAATTAAATAATGCTAGTTGCAATTAACTGAACGCAGATGACACGGATTTTAACGGATTGTCGCTGATTTTTATATTGAGTATTTTATAAGCTAATCCATTTTAATCCGTGTAAATCTGCTAAATCCGTGTCATCCGTGTTCCAATTTAGTATTAATTGAGGATGTATGGTTAATAAATCTAAAATCTAAAATCTGCAATCTAAAATAAATAGAAAATGTCAAAACTACCAGACGAAGCCTTTAGAGATACCATCGGAACGATTGATTCAGAAGGGAATAGGAGATTTGTTTTTCCTAAAAAACCATCGGGTAAATTCTATGAGTATCGCAAGTGGGTCAGTTATTTTTTGCTGATTATCTTGGTCGCCAATCCTTTTATAAAAGTAAACGGCAATCAGTTTATGATGTTCAATATTTTGGAGCGAAGATTCAATATTTTCGGCTTTCCATTTTGGCCACAGGATTTTTATCTGTTTGTGATTTTTATGATTGTTGGCGTGGTTTTCGTCATTCTTTTTACCGTGATTTTCGGGCGTATCTTTTGTGGATGGATTTGCCCCCAAACCATATTTCTAGAAATGGTTTTCCGCCGCATCGAATATTGGATAGAAGGCGATCGAGGCGCTCAAATTCGATTAGCAAAACAAGAATGGAATGCTGAAAAAATCAGAAAGAAAGCCTTGAAATGGACTGTGTTTTTGATTATTTCCTTTTTTATTGCCAATGTTTTTCTGGCATATCTTATTAGTAGCGACCAATTGATTCGAATGGTCGAAGAAGGACCAGAAAATCATATTAGCACCTTGATTTCTTTACTGATATTTACGGGAGTTTTCTACTTTATTTTTGTGTGGTTTCGCGAGCAGGTTTGCATTATTGCTTGCCCTTACGGAAGATTGCAAGGTGTATTATTGGACAATAAATCCATCAATGTGGCGTATGATTTTGTGCGTGGCGAAAAAGTATTGGGTCGAGCTAAATTCAACAAGCAAGAAGATAGAGCATCGTCAGGAAAAGGCGATTGTATTGATTGCAAACAATGTGTACACGTTTGTCCAACAGGAATTGATATTCGCAACGGAACTCAATTGGAATGTGTAAACTGCACCGCTTGTATTGATGAATGCGACACGATTATGGACAGTGTTGGTTTGCCTAAAGGACTTATTCGATACGCATCAGAAGATGAAATTGAGAAAAAAGCCAAGTTCAAGTTTACCACAAGAATGAAAGGCTATTCGGCTGTATTATTGATTTTGGTTGGAATTTTAGTTGGATTATTATTTCTACGTACCGATGTTGAAGCGGTTATTTTACGTTTACCAGGACAATTGTTTCAGCATAAAGGCGAAAATATTAGTAACATCTATACTTTTAAAATCATCAATAAAACTAACAACGATTTCAATGACATTCATTTCAAATTGGTTGGAATTAAAGGAAACTTAAAAGTCGTGGGCGAACAAGATTTGAAAGTCCCCAAACAAGGTATGAAAAGTGGTACTTTGTTTGTCGAAATCAATCAGTATTTGTTAGAAACAGATAAAACAAAACTAAAAATTGAGGTTTTCAACGGTAATGAAAAAATAGAATCCAGTACAACTAACTTTTTGAGTCCAAGAAGTTTTGATTAAATTTAAACAACTACACTATGAAAATTAATTGGGGAACCGGAATCGTAATTGCTTTTGCAGTATTCATAACGTTTATTTTATATTTCGTTTTTAGCGTACAATCGAATGCTAAATACGATAACGAATTGGTCTATGAAGAATATTACAAACAGGATGCAAAATTTGGAGACGAAATGAAGCGAATTCAAAACGTTCAAGATTTAGCTCAAAAGCCTGTAATAAAAAATAATTCCGAAGGAATTACAATTGTTTTTCCAGATTTATTTATTCCAAAAAACATCAAAGGAAAATTGGCTTTCTACAGACCTTCCAACAAGAAATTTGATTTTGAAGTTCCCATTTTACTTTCAGATGCTACTTTTACTGTTTCAAAAAAGAAGTTATTAAGCGGTCGCTGGAACATCAATATGGAGTGGCAATATAATGACAAACAATATCTTACGAGGGAAATTATTTATGTTAAATAGAGTTTCCAGATTTGAGATTTCAGAAAGCAGTTTGAAATCTCAACCAACAACTTACAACGAACAACGAACAACGAACAACTAAAATGCTCTACACCGCTTTTCTCTTTGGTCTTATCAGTAGTTTTCACTGCATTGGAATGTGCGGTCCAATTGCTATGATGTTGCCTGTGGACAGAAATAATCAAGCCAAAAAAGTGACTCAAATTGTAACGTATCATTTAGGAAGATTAACCGCTTATGCGTCAATTGGTTTGGTTTTTGGCTTGCTTGGAAGAGGATTATTTCTGGCTGGAATTCAGCAAAAAATGTCTGTATTTATTGGTGTGGCAATGATTTTGGTTGTTTTAATTCCAGAAAAAGTATTCGCTAAATATAATTTTTCAAAACCTGTTTTTGTTTTTATTTCTAAAATCAAATCCACTTTAGGTAGCCAGTTTAAAAACAAAAGTTACCAATCTTTATTTACCATTGGCTTGCTCAATGGATTTTT from Flavobacterium eburneipallidum includes these protein-coding regions:
- the ccoS gene encoding cbb3-type cytochrome oxidase assembly protein CcoS, producing MSVIYLLIAISIVVAITFFIAFVMAVRKGQYDDDYTPSVRMLFDDELIQSKKKKSKVENSNTLE
- the ccoN gene encoding cytochrome-c oxidase, cbb3-type subunit I; this encodes MEMQQFYYDNKIVKKFIYATIVFGVVGMLVGLILATMFLFPNLTDGISWLSFGRLRPLHTNAVIFAFVGNAMFAGIYYSLQRLLKARMYSDFLSNLNFWGWQLIIVAAAISLPLGYSTSKEYAELEWPIDIAIALIWVTFGINMIGTILKRRERHLYVAIWFYLATFVTVAVLHIFNSLALPVSGMKSYSVYAGVQDALVQWWYGHNAVAFFLTTPFLGLMYYFVPKVANRPVYSYRLSIIHFWSLIFLYIWAGPHHLLYSALPNWAQNLGVVFSVMLIAPSWGGMINGLLTLRGVWDKVRQEPVLKFFVVAITGYGMATFEGPMLSLKNVNGIAHFTDWIIAHVHVGALAWNGFMAFGVIYWLIPRMSKTSLYSTKLANFHFWIGTLGIILYTIPMYVAGFLQASMWKQFNPDGTLTYGNFLETVTAIMPMYWMRAVGGSLYLIGMLVLVYNIIQTVRAAAPIEDELAEAPELQRISPSRVKGERYHAWLERKPIQLTILATVAILIGGVIQIVPTIMVKSNIPTIASVKPYTPLELEGRDLYIREGCVGCHSQMVRPFRSEVERYGPQSKAGEFVYDHPFLWGSKRTGPDLLRVGGKYNDNWHFNHLWNPQSTSAGSIMPGYKWLFDNQAMDISAIQKKMQVMKQLGVAYSETQIANAEKDLKAQGIKIEESLKSDPDFVKSYDDSKKKAAARGEEFVPMSDREIVALIAYIQRLGTDIKVKK
- a CDS encoding CcoQ/FixQ family Cbb3-type cytochrome c oxidase assembly chaperone; this encodes MFEQIKHNMETIAGVSIYPIISLLIFFFFFVGLGIWVFSYRKEKIDELSQMPLNDNKAI
- a CDS encoding cbb3-type cytochrome c oxidase N-terminal domain-containing protein, with amino-acid sequence MKKIIPPYLRVLVIFFAVFGALEYFIDSGDRPAFLKFPMVFLFLLVFLFLLIAIEITVQAVDRITYQLLTEEQKAKLAFDSNSPSKLTIWFDNLKASLVQSPPVETEVALLLEHDYDGIKELDNKLPPWWVYLFYGCIVFAVVYMVRFEIMGADNQEMELKKEMAQAQIDIAKYKETAPDLMDEKTVTLLTDAAGLAKGKSIFEANCVACHRADAGGQIGPNLTDDQWILGGGIKNVFHTLVNGGRDGKGMISWKGTLKPKEMQAVASYVLSLKGTNPKDPKAPEGEVWVDENAPKIK
- the ccoG gene encoding cytochrome c oxidase accessory protein CcoG, giving the protein MSKLPDEAFRDTIGTIDSEGNRRFVFPKKPSGKFYEYRKWVSYFLLIILVANPFIKVNGNQFMMFNILERRFNIFGFPFWPQDFYLFVIFMIVGVVFVILFTVIFGRIFCGWICPQTIFLEMVFRRIEYWIEGDRGAQIRLAKQEWNAEKIRKKALKWTVFLIISFFIANVFLAYLISSDQLIRMVEEGPENHISTLISLLIFTGVFYFIFVWFREQVCIIACPYGRLQGVLLDNKSINVAYDFVRGEKVLGRAKFNKQEDRASSGKGDCIDCKQCVHVCPTGIDIRNGTQLECVNCTACIDECDTIMDSVGLPKGLIRYASEDEIEKKAKFKFTTRMKGYSAVLLILVGILVGLLFLRTDVEAVILRLPGQLFQHKGENISNIYTFKIINKTNNDFNDIHFKLVGIKGNLKVVGEQDLKVPKQGMKSGTLFVEINQYLLETDKTKLKIEVFNGNEKIESSTTNFLSPRSFD
- a CDS encoding FixH family protein, with the protein product MKINWGTGIVIAFAVFITFILYFVFSVQSNAKYDNELVYEEYYKQDAKFGDEMKRIQNVQDLAQKPVIKNNSEGITIVFPDLFIPKNIKGKLAFYRPSNKKFDFEVPILLSDATFTVSKKKLLSGRWNINMEWQYNDKQYLTREIIYVK
- a CDS encoding sulfite exporter TauE/SafE family protein yields the protein MLYTAFLFGLISSFHCIGMCGPIAMMLPVDRNNQAKKVTQIVTYHLGRLTAYASIGLVFGLLGRGLFLAGIQQKMSVFIGVAMILVVLIPEKVFAKYNFSKPVFVFISKIKSTLGSQFKNKSYQSLFTIGLLNGFLPCGMVYVALFGAIAMQSESLGVLYMVLFGLGTVPLMSSVVYLQSFLTVSVRNTIQKAIPYVAVAMGILFILRGLGLGIPYISPSNMSLFMQSAPNCH